The Prosthecomicrobium sp. N25 genome contains a region encoding:
- a CDS encoding DMT family transporter produces MSAEASGTRGPAAGRALPLTAGVWLVVLMASWGFQLVTVKLALPEMSAAAQSLVRAILATALLSGWMRLRGEPMLVRDAALAPGLWVGSVFAVEFLLIFGGLAFTTASRGVIFLYSMPLFTAGLARLFLPAERLDLWQTAGLGAAFLGLVVAFADGLGAPTAPNAWIGDLMMLSAAFLWASSNIVIKATALRAAPATRVLWYQLALSIPVSAIAVALEPRALPASLSPGVLLVILYQSVWVAFLTYLVWFRLMARHPVPILAAFSFLSPLFAVLFGHLLLGERLDWRLGAALALVIGGMVLINRPKSGR; encoded by the coding sequence TTGAGCGCCGAGGCGAGCGGGACCCGGGGCCCGGCGGCCGGCCGCGCGCTGCCATTGACGGCGGGCGTCTGGCTGGTCGTCCTGATGGCGAGCTGGGGCTTCCAGCTCGTGACCGTCAAGCTCGCCCTGCCCGAGATGTCCGCGGCGGCGCAGAGCCTCGTTCGCGCGATCCTGGCGACCGCGCTCCTCTCCGGCTGGATGCGGCTCCGCGGCGAGCCGATGCTCGTCCGCGACGCCGCGCTCGCGCCCGGGCTCTGGGTCGGCTCGGTCTTCGCGGTGGAGTTCCTGCTGATCTTCGGCGGGCTCGCCTTCACGACCGCGTCGCGCGGGGTGATCTTCCTCTATTCCATGCCGCTGTTCACGGCGGGCCTGGCGCGCCTCTTCCTTCCCGCCGAGCGGCTCGACCTCTGGCAGACGGCCGGGCTCGGGGCGGCCTTCCTGGGGCTCGTCGTCGCCTTCGCGGACGGGCTCGGGGCGCCGACGGCGCCGAATGCCTGGATCGGCGACCTCATGATGCTGAGCGCCGCCTTCCTGTGGGCGAGTTCGAACATCGTGATCAAGGCTACGGCGCTGCGCGCGGCTCCGGCGACCCGCGTGCTCTGGTATCAGCTCGCGCTGTCGATCCCGGTCTCGGCGATCGCGGTCGCGCTCGAGCCGCGGGCGCTTCCGGCCAGCCTTTCGCCGGGGGTCCTCCTGGTGATCCTCTACCAGTCGGTCTGGGTGGCGTTCCTGACCTACCTCGTCTGGTTCCGCCTGATGGCCCGCCACCCGGTGCCGATCCTGGCGGCCTTCTCGTTCCTGAGCCCGCTCTTCGCCGTCCTGTTCGGCCACCTGCTGCTCGGCGAGCGGCTGGACTGGCGGCTCGGCGCGGCGCTGGCGCTGGTCATCGGGGGCATGGTGCTGATCAACCGGCCGAAGTCCGGGCGGTAG
- the grxD gene encoding Grx4 family monothiol glutaredoxin, whose amino-acid sequence MTDVHQLIDDEVKGNDVVLFMKGTPQMPMCGFSGQVVQILDYLGVPYKGVNVLASNDLRQGIKDYSNWPTIPQLYVKGEFVGGCDIVREMFQAGELQAHLKDKGLPVRETA is encoded by the coding sequence ATGACCGACGTGCATCAGTTGATCGACGACGAGGTGAAGGGCAACGACGTCGTGCTCTTCATGAAGGGCACCCCGCAGATGCCGATGTGCGGCTTCTCCGGCCAGGTCGTCCAGATCCTCGACTACCTGGGCGTCCCCTACAAGGGCGTCAACGTGCTCGCCTCCAACGACCTCCGGCAGGGCATCAAGGACTATTCCAACTGGCCGACGATCCCCCAGCTCTACGTCAAGGGCGAGTTCGTCGGCGGCTGCGACATCGTCCGCGAGATGTTCCAGGCGGGTGAGCTGCAGGCCCACCTGAAGGACAAGGGCCTCCCCGTCCGCGAGACGGCCTGA
- a CDS encoding BolA family protein, which produces MAMDSREIEAMIRAALPDATVTIRDLAGDGDHYAAEVVSASFKGKSRVQQHQMVYQALKGKMGGQLHALALQTSAPEA; this is translated from the coding sequence ATGGCGATGGATTCGCGCGAGATCGAGGCCATGATCCGGGCCGCCCTGCCCGACGCGACGGTGACGATCCGCGACCTGGCCGGCGACGGCGACCACTATGCGGCCGAAGTGGTCTCGGCGAGCTTCAAGGGCAAGAGCCGCGTTCAGCAGCACCAGATGGTCTACCAGGCGCTGAAGGGCAAGATGGGCGGCCAGCTCCATGCCCTCGCATTGCAGACGAGCGCACCGGAGGCTTGA
- the purL gene encoding phosphoribosylformylglycinamidine synthase subunit PurL, which yields MIPNDIKITPELVRDHGLKPDEYQRILDLIGREPTLTELGIFSAMWNEHCSYKSSKKWLKTLPTSGPRVVQGPGENAGVVDIGDGDVVVFKMESHNHPSYIEPYQGAATGVGGILRDVFTMGARPVAAMNALRFGAPDHPKTRHIVSGVVAGIGGYGNSFGVPTVGGEVNFHPRYNGNCLVNAFAAGLARKDGIFLSKAEGVGMPVVYLGSKTGRDGIHGATMASAEFDDNSEEKRPTVQVGDPFSEKLLLEACLELMTTGAVIAIQDMGAAGLTCSAVEMGAKGDLGLELDLDKVPCREPGMTAYEMMLSESQERMLMVLHPEKEAEAEAVFRKWGLDFAVVGRTTDTLRFVVRHQGEVMADLPIKDLGDQAPEYDRPWVESARREPVDPASVPEPADYGQALLTLIGSPDLASRRWVVEQYDHFVQGNTVQHPGGDAGVVRIDDGRKGLAFTCDVTPRYCEADPFEGGKQAIAEAWRNLTAVGALPLAVTDNLNFGNPERPEIMGQFVGCIKGIGEACRALDFPVVSGNVSLYNETNGQAILPTPAIGGVGLLADVTKSVGIGFRADGDTIILVGDTAGWLGQSVFLREIHGREDGAPPPVDLAAEKRNGDFVRRLIDEGRVGAVHDLSDGGLLVGLAEMAMAGGRGAAVTLPDRRTPPLHAYLFGEDQARYVLTASPAEAAHILVEAAMAGVPATMIGSVGGRSLAVADRLAISVETLTEAHENWFPRFMAAA from the coding sequence ATGATCCCGAACGACATCAAGATCACCCCCGAGCTCGTCCGCGACCATGGGCTGAAGCCGGACGAGTACCAGCGCATCCTCGACCTGATCGGGCGCGAGCCGACGCTGACCGAGCTCGGCATCTTCTCGGCCATGTGGAACGAGCACTGTTCCTACAAGTCCTCCAAGAAATGGCTGAAGACGCTGCCGACCTCCGGCCCGCGCGTGGTCCAGGGTCCGGGCGAGAACGCCGGCGTGGTCGACATCGGCGACGGCGACGTGGTCGTCTTCAAGATGGAGAGCCACAACCACCCCTCCTACATCGAGCCCTACCAGGGCGCCGCCACCGGCGTCGGCGGGATCCTGCGCGACGTCTTCACCATGGGGGCCCGGCCGGTCGCGGCCATGAACGCGCTCCGATTCGGCGCGCCGGACCACCCGAAGACGCGGCACATCGTGTCGGGCGTCGTCGCCGGCATCGGCGGCTACGGCAACTCCTTCGGCGTGCCCACCGTCGGCGGCGAGGTCAATTTCCACCCCCGCTACAACGGCAACTGCCTCGTCAACGCCTTCGCGGCCGGGCTCGCCCGGAAGGACGGGATCTTCCTGTCCAAGGCCGAGGGCGTCGGCATGCCGGTCGTCTATCTCGGCTCCAAGACGGGCCGCGACGGCATTCACGGGGCCACCATGGCCTCCGCCGAGTTCGACGACAACTCCGAGGAGAAGCGCCCGACGGTCCAGGTCGGCGATCCCTTCTCCGAGAAGCTGCTTCTGGAAGCGTGCCTCGAGCTCATGACCACCGGCGCAGTCATCGCCATCCAGGACATGGGCGCCGCCGGCCTCACCTGCTCGGCCGTGGAGATGGGCGCCAAGGGCGATCTCGGGCTGGAGCTCGACCTCGACAAGGTCCCCTGCCGCGAGCCCGGCATGACCGCCTACGAGATGATGCTGTCGGAGAGCCAGGAGCGCATGCTCATGGTGCTCCATCCCGAGAAGGAGGCCGAAGCCGAGGCAGTATTCCGCAAGTGGGGCCTAGACTTCGCGGTGGTCGGCCGGACCACCGACACGCTCCGCTTCGTGGTGAGGCACCAGGGCGAGGTGATGGCCGACCTGCCCATCAAGGACCTCGGCGACCAGGCCCCGGAATACGACCGGCCCTGGGTGGAGAGCGCGCGGCGCGAGCCCGTCGACCCCGCCTCGGTTCCCGAGCCGGCCGACTACGGCCAGGCGCTCCTGACCCTGATCGGGTCCCCCGACCTCGCCTCTCGCCGCTGGGTCGTCGAGCAGTACGACCACTTCGTCCAGGGCAACACCGTCCAGCACCCGGGCGGCGACGCCGGCGTCGTGCGCATCGACGACGGCCGCAAGGGCCTAGCGTTCACTTGCGACGTCACCCCGCGCTATTGCGAGGCCGACCCGTTCGAGGGCGGCAAGCAGGCGATCGCGGAAGCCTGGCGCAACCTGACGGCCGTCGGGGCCCTCCCCTTGGCGGTCACCGACAACCTCAACTTCGGCAACCCCGAGCGGCCCGAGATCATGGGACAGTTCGTCGGCTGCATCAAAGGCATCGGCGAGGCCTGCCGCGCGCTCGACTTCCCCGTCGTGTCCGGCAACGTCAGCCTCTACAACGAGACCAACGGGCAGGCGATCCTGCCGACTCCGGCGATCGGCGGCGTCGGCCTGCTCGCCGACGTGACGAAGTCGGTCGGTATCGGCTTCCGGGCCGACGGCGACACCATCATCCTCGTCGGCGACACCGCCGGCTGGCTCGGCCAGTCGGTCTTCCTGCGCGAGATCCACGGCCGCGAGGACGGCGCCCCGCCGCCGGTCGACCTCGCCGCCGAAAAGCGCAACGGCGACTTCGTGCGCCGCCTGATCGACGAGGGCCGCGTCGGCGCCGTGCACGACCTCTCCGACGGCGGACTCCTCGTCGGCCTTGCCGAGATGGCCATGGCCGGCGGCCGGGGCGCCGCCGTCACCCTCCCCGACCGCCGCACGCCGCCGCTCCACGCCTACCTCTTCGGCGAGGACCAGGCCCGCTACGTGCTGACCGCCTCGCCCGCCGAGGCGGCCCACATCCTGGTCGAGGCGGCCATGGCCGGCGTCCCGGCTACCATGATCGGCTCGGTCGGGGGCCGGTCCTTGGCAGTCGCCGACCGGCTCGCCATTTCCGTTGAAACCTTGACCGAAGCGCACGAGAATTGGTTTCCGCGCTTCATGGCCGCGGCCTGA
- a CDS encoding TadE/TadG family type IV pilus assembly protein, whose protein sequence is MRFMPSIPLAGRGRAIVGDRAGNVAMTFALLSIPLLGAVGFAIDYGNAARVRAELQDAVDAAALAAVREFDGKSDEQIRKMVDATVRAEAPAGGKSITALTVGVDRATRQVKATATARVGTTLAGVFGQDHLDVSASTSVVGPTNQYVTIYLLLDNSASMGLAATSEAAAAMRKGVGCQFGCHEPEGGQKISNLEYARKNSIKLRIDTLHEGVLDIVSVAKKTDPSATYVKIGVSYLDQQLDNAVKPTLDRSKVEELAKTYSLGDSTFFSQHMEAFTNYVGKSGSGASASDPRKVVLMVTDGVQSHRPWVLKASENDKVAAFDPKECDKLKKNGVTVAILDAMYLPITGDWGYNATLGQPSKTLAGKTRRDEIEPALRACASTSYYLSAADDAGVKLGMTDLLSRYLSSVRLTN, encoded by the coding sequence ATGCGCTTCATGCCTTCTATACCGCTGGCCGGTCGTGGCCGGGCCATCGTCGGCGACCGGGCCGGCAACGTGGCGATGACCTTCGCGCTCCTGTCCATCCCTCTCCTGGGCGCGGTCGGATTCGCGATCGATTACGGCAACGCCGCGCGGGTGCGGGCGGAGCTGCAGGACGCGGTCGACGCGGCGGCGCTGGCCGCGGTGCGCGAGTTCGACGGAAAGTCCGACGAGCAGATCCGCAAGATGGTGGATGCCACCGTCAGGGCCGAGGCGCCGGCCGGGGGAAAGTCCATCACGGCGCTGACGGTCGGCGTCGACCGGGCGACCCGGCAGGTCAAGGCGACCGCCACGGCGCGGGTCGGGACCACGCTGGCGGGCGTGTTCGGGCAGGATCACCTGGACGTCTCGGCGAGCACCAGCGTGGTCGGGCCGACGAACCAGTACGTCACCATCTACCTGCTGCTCGACAACTCGGCCTCGATGGGCCTTGCGGCCACCTCGGAGGCTGCCGCGGCGATGAGGAAGGGCGTCGGCTGCCAGTTCGGTTGCCATGAACCGGAGGGTGGCCAGAAGATCTCGAACCTCGAATACGCGCGAAAGAACTCCATCAAGCTCCGGATCGACACGTTGCACGAGGGCGTGCTCGACATCGTCTCCGTCGCCAAGAAAACGGACCCCTCGGCGACCTATGTGAAGATCGGCGTCAGCTATCTCGACCAGCAGCTCGACAACGCGGTGAAGCCGACGCTCGACCGGTCGAAGGTGGAGGAGCTGGCCAAGACCTACAGCCTCGGCGACAGCACCTTCTTCTCGCAGCACATGGAAGCCTTCACCAACTATGTCGGCAAGAGCGGGTCGGGGGCCAGCGCGTCGGATCCGCGCAAGGTGGTGCTCATGGTGACGGACGGCGTCCAGTCGCACCGCCCCTGGGTGCTGAAGGCGTCCGAGAACGACAAGGTGGCGGCCTTCGATCCGAAGGAATGCGACAAGCTGAAGAAGAACGGCGTCACGGTCGCGATCCTGGACGCCATGTACCTGCCGATCACGGGCGACTGGGGCTACAACGCGACTCTCGGACAGCCGAGCAAGACCCTCGCGGGCAAGACCCGGCGCGACGAGATCGAGCCAGCGCTCCGGGCCTGCGCGTCGACCAGCTACTACCTGTCGGCGGCGGACGATGCGGGCGTGAAGCTCGGGATGACGGATCTCCTGTCCCGCTATCTCAGCAGCGTCCGGCTGACGAACTGA
- the purQ gene encoding phosphoribosylformylglycinamidine synthase subunit PurQ has product MKSAVVVFPGINRERDMAHALELVSGTKPHMIWHAETELPDVDVVAVPGGFSYGDYLRCGAIAARAPIMEAVRRHAEAGRHVIGVCNGFQILTEAGLLPGVLMRNASLKFACKVVRLRVENAETAFSSAYEAGAVIRTPIAHGEGNYFADPETLARLEGEGRVVFRYCDEAGASTMAADPNGSVNHIAGITNARGNVLGMMPHPENFVEPIQGSTDGRGIFESLVRSVAVAA; this is encoded by the coding sequence ATGAAGTCCGCCGTCGTCGTCTTCCCCGGCATCAACCGCGAGCGCGACATGGCGCATGCGCTGGAGCTCGTCTCCGGCACCAAGCCCCATATGATCTGGCACGCCGAGACCGAGTTGCCGGACGTCGACGTCGTGGCCGTTCCGGGCGGATTCTCATATGGCGATTACCTCCGCTGCGGGGCCATCGCGGCGCGCGCGCCGATCATGGAGGCCGTCCGCCGCCATGCCGAAGCCGGCCGCCATGTGATCGGCGTCTGCAACGGCTTCCAGATCCTGACCGAGGCGGGCCTCCTGCCCGGCGTCCTCATGCGCAACGCCTCGCTGAAATTCGCCTGCAAGGTCGTCCGGCTCAGGGTCGAGAACGCGGAAACGGCCTTCTCGTCGGCCTACGAGGCCGGAGCCGTCATCCGCACCCCGATCGCGCACGGCGAGGGCAACTATTTCGCCGATCCCGAGACGCTCGCCCGCCTCGAGGGCGAGGGCCGTGTCGTCTTCCGCTATTGCGATGAGGCCGGCGCATCCACGATGGCGGCCGACCCGAACGGCTCCGTCAACCACATCGCGGGCATCACGAATGCGCGCGGCAACGTGCTGGGCATGATGCCGCATCCGGAAAACTTCGTGGAGCCGATCCAGGGCTCGACTGACGGCCGCGGCATCTTCGAGAGCCTCGTCCGCTCGGTCGCGGTGGCCGCCTGA
- the purS gene encoding phosphoribosylformylglycinamidine synthase subunit PurS, giving the protein MKARITVTLKTGVLDPQGKAIQGALGSLGFDGVEDVRQGKLIEIELAEQDPDRARESLDAMCQKLLANTVIENYRIELA; this is encoded by the coding sequence ATGAAGGCCCGCATCACCGTCACGCTCAAGACCGGCGTTCTGGATCCGCAGGGCAAGGCCATCCAGGGCGCGCTCGGGAGCCTCGGCTTCGACGGCGTCGAGGACGTCCGCCAGGGCAAGCTGATCGAGATCGAACTGGCCGAACAGGACCCGGACCGCGCGCGCGAGAGCCTCGACGCGATGTGCCAGAAGCTCCTCGCCAACACGGTGATCGAGAACTACCGCATCGAGCTCGCCTGA
- the purC gene encoding phosphoribosylaminoimidazolesuccinocarboxamide synthase, translating into MDFLERSRYVPMNRRRRIYEGKAKILYEGPEPGTLIQHFKDDATAFNNKKHAVIDGKGVLNNRISEFIFTQLNSLGVPTHFIKRLNMREQLIREVEIVPLEVVVRNVAAGSLSTRLGIPEGTALPRSIIEFYYKNDELGDPMVSEEHITAFGWATPQDIDDIMALAIRVNDFLSGLFLGVGIRLVDFKIEFGRLWEGDMMRIVLADEISPDSCRLWDQGTGDKLDKDRFRRDLGGMLEAYQEVARRLGILNDNERSAGTGPTLVQ; encoded by the coding sequence ATGGATTTTCTCGAGAGATCACGGTACGTCCCCATGAATCGTCGCCGTCGCATTTATGAAGGCAAGGCAAAGATCCTCTATGAAGGGCCGGAGCCGGGTACCCTGATCCAGCACTTCAAGGACGACGCGACCGCGTTCAACAACAAGAAGCATGCCGTTATCGACGGCAAGGGCGTGCTGAACAACCGGATCTCGGAGTTCATCTTCACGCAGCTGAATTCGCTGGGCGTGCCGACCCACTTCATCAAGCGGCTCAACATGCGCGAGCAGCTGATCCGCGAGGTCGAGATCGTTCCGCTCGAGGTCGTGGTGCGCAACGTCGCGGCCGGCTCGCTGTCGACGCGCCTCGGCATCCCGGAAGGGACCGCGCTGCCCCGCTCGATCATCGAGTTCTACTACAAGAACGACGAGCTCGGCGACCCGATGGTGTCCGAGGAGCACATCACGGCCTTCGGCTGGGCGACCCCGCAGGACATCGACGACATCATGGCGCTCGCCATCCGCGTCAACGATTTCCTCTCCGGCCTCTTCCTCGGCGTCGGCATCCGTCTCGTCGACTTCAAGATCGAGTTCGGCCGCCTGTGGGAAGGCGACATGATGCGGATCGTGCTCGCCGACGAGATCTCGCCGGACAGCTGCCGCCTCTGGGACCAGGGCACCGGCGACAAGCTCGACAAGGACCGCTTCCGCCGCGACCTCGGCGGCATGCTCGAAGCCTACCAGGAGGTCGCCCGCCGCCTGGGCATCCTGAACGACAACGAGCGCAGCGCGGGCACCGGGCCGACGCTGGTACAGTGA
- a CDS encoding DUF1476 domain-containing protein: MSMFDKREEGFEKKFSHDEELRFKATARRNKLIGLWAAEKLGLVGEKAEEYAREVVRADFDEPGDDDVFRKIRGDFDAANVAQSDHQIRRTMEELMATAAEQIRKG; encoded by the coding sequence ATGTCCATGTTCGACAAGCGTGAGGAAGGGTTCGAGAAGAAGTTCTCGCATGACGAAGAACTCCGCTTCAAGGCGACGGCCCGGCGCAACAAGCTGATCGGCCTGTGGGCGGCCGAGAAGCTCGGCCTGGTCGGCGAGAAGGCGGAGGAATATGCGCGCGAGGTGGTCCGCGCCGACTTCGACGAGCCGGGCGACGACGACGTGTTCCGCAAGATCCGCGGCGATTTCGATGCCGCCAACGTGGCCCAGTCGGATCATCAGATCCGGCGGACCATGGAGGAGCTGATGGCGACCGCCGCGGAGCAGATCCGCAAGGGCTGA
- a CDS encoding HpcH/HpaI aldolase family protein: MSSFDFRTRVMQGPTVFMSWVSMPEPLVAEATARAGFDAVNIDMQHGLHDPVSVMRAIGGVAAAGKPAVVRVPLGDFAMASRALDMGASAVIAPMINTVADARAFAEATKFPPLGKRSWGPARAMTLRGETDGTRHLASVNGETLALAMIETREALDNLEAILDVDGIDGAFVGPSDLSITLSDGAYVNGDAPIVDEPVRRILAAAEARGKVAAIYAISGARARQMAVLGYRLVAIAQDQLYLAQGAKAMLAEARG, encoded by the coding sequence ATGAGTTCGTTCGATTTCCGGACCCGCGTGATGCAGGGTCCGACGGTGTTCATGTCCTGGGTGTCGATGCCGGAGCCGCTCGTCGCGGAGGCGACCGCGCGGGCGGGGTTCGACGCCGTCAACATCGACATGCAGCACGGCCTGCACGATCCGGTGTCCGTCATGCGGGCGATCGGGGGCGTGGCGGCGGCCGGCAAGCCGGCGGTCGTGCGGGTCCCGCTCGGCGACTTCGCCATGGCGAGCCGGGCGCTCGACATGGGGGCATCCGCGGTGATCGCGCCGATGATCAACACGGTGGCGGACGCGCGCGCCTTCGCGGAGGCGACGAAGTTTCCGCCGCTCGGCAAGCGGAGCTGGGGTCCGGCGCGCGCGATGACGCTGCGCGGGGAGACCGACGGCACGCGGCACCTCGCTTCGGTCAATGGCGAGACGCTCGCGCTGGCGATGATCGAGACGCGCGAAGCGCTGGACAACCTCGAGGCCATCCTGGACGTCGACGGGATCGACGGGGCCTTCGTGGGGCCGTCGGATCTGTCGATCACGCTCTCGGACGGAGCCTACGTGAACGGCGATGCGCCCATCGTCGACGAGCCGGTGCGGCGGATCCTGGCGGCCGCGGAGGCGCGCGGCAAGGTGGCGGCGATCTACGCCATCTCGGGCGCCCGGGCGCGGCAGATGGCCGTCCTCGGCTACCGGCTGGTCGCGATCGCCCAGGACCAGCTCTACCTGGCGCAGGGCGCCAAGGCGATGCTGGCGGAGGCACGGGGCTGA
- a CDS encoding lysozyme inhibitor LprI family protein, which translates to MMYRLPALLAVSALALLALLAIGSTARAQPSFDCRTAELAVEQAICRSKPLAKRDRDIALAYKAAVTRLDPDARTVLRDHQRRFLALRDEAYGADGFDLAAYLAGRVKELEAIEAGTRTGFEGLWIVPAGGLEVRANGGGTFEIALATQDGALGRWVCDFQGLARADGAALVAPARPDEEMSGWRLRLERSGAALKVSAEPPPGEAGPEPPFCGRNGTVDLLYLPARR; encoded by the coding sequence ATGATGTATCGCCTCCCGGCGCTCCTGGCCGTTTCGGCGCTGGCGCTCCTTGCCCTTCTGGCGATCGGCTCGACAGCCCGGGCGCAGCCGTCCTTCGACTGCCGCACGGCGGAGCTTGCCGTCGAGCAGGCGATCTGCCGCTCCAAGCCGCTCGCCAAGCGCGACAGGGACATCGCCCTCGCCTACAAGGCCGCCGTGACCCGGCTCGATCCGGACGCGCGCACCGTGCTGCGCGACCACCAGCGCCGCTTCCTGGCCCTGCGCGACGAGGCCTACGGCGCGGACGGCTTCGATCTAGCCGCCTACCTCGCCGGGCGCGTCAAGGAGTTGGAGGCGATCGAGGCGGGGACCCGGACCGGCTTCGAGGGCCTGTGGATCGTCCCGGCCGGCGGCCTGGAGGTGAGGGCGAACGGTGGCGGCACCTTCGAGATCGCGCTCGCGACCCAGGACGGCGCCCTCGGCCGCTGGGTTTGCGACTTCCAGGGCCTGGCCAGGGCGGACGGCGCCGCCCTCGTCGCGCCGGCCCGCCCGGACGAGGAGATGTCCGGCTGGCGCCTGCGGCTGGAACGGTCCGGCGCCGCCTTGAAGGTCTCGGCGGAACCGCCGCCCGGCGAGGCCGGGCCCGAACCGCCCTTCTGCGGGCGGAACGGCACCGTGGACCTTCTCTACCTCCCGGCCCGGCGCTGA
- a CDS encoding thioredoxin family protein, protein MIIKILGSGCRKCIALGENAKAAALAAGRKADIVKVTDMAAIAGYGVMSTPGLVIDEKVVSTGKVLSPEEIRQLL, encoded by the coding sequence ATGATCATCAAGATACTCGGCTCGGGCTGCCGGAAATGCATCGCCCTCGGCGAGAATGCCAAGGCCGCGGCTCTTGCCGCAGGCCGCAAGGCGGACATTGTCAAGGTGACCGACATGGCCGCCATCGCCGGCTACGGCGTGATGTCCACACCGGGTCTGGTGATCGACGAGAAGGTGGTCTCGACCGGCAAGGTCCTCAGCCCCGAGGAGATCCGGCAACTTCTGTAG
- a CDS encoding permease: MSDLFAWLNAQLLRMEWLSDLVRVALAVVGIDSTGRVGGSVHFFIYDVIKIFILLSVLIFSISWVQSYFPPERSRRILGRFTGVGAVAIGALLGTVTPFCSCSSIPIFIGFTAAGLPLAVTFAFLISSPLVDLASVVLLAGVVNWTVALAYVGAGLVLAILGGLLIGRMHMEDQVESFAYRAPVHDAGPTLTRRERFLFAREQVTEITGRVWPYVLIGVGIGAAIHNWVPADLITRLLGQAHWWSVPLATLIGIPIYADIFGTLPIAEALLANGAGLGTVLALLMAVTALSLPSLIMLKRVIKMPLLVTFTLIVTGGILLIGFGFNLYGQHTV, from the coding sequence ATGTCGGACCTGTTCGCCTGGCTCAATGCACAGCTTCTTCGGATGGAGTGGCTTTCCGATCTGGTCCGGGTGGCGCTCGCCGTGGTCGGGATCGATTCGACGGGACGTGTCGGCGGCAGCGTCCACTTCTTCATCTACGACGTGATCAAGATCTTCATCCTGCTTTCGGTCCTGATCTTCTCGATCTCCTGGGTGCAAAGCTATTTCCCTCCCGAAAGAAGCCGGCGCATCCTGGGCCGCTTCACGGGGGTCGGCGCCGTCGCGATCGGCGCGCTGCTCGGTACGGTCACGCCCTTCTGCTCCTGCTCGTCGATCCCGATCTTCATCGGCTTCACCGCCGCCGGGCTGCCGCTCGCGGTCACCTTCGCGTTCCTGATCTCCTCCCCGCTGGTCGACCTCGCCTCGGTCGTCCTGCTCGCCGGGGTCGTGAACTGGACCGTGGCGCTGGCCTATGTGGGAGCCGGCCTCGTCCTCGCCATCCTCGGCGGCCTCCTGATCGGCCGGATGCACATGGAGGACCAGGTCGAGAGCTTCGCCTACCGCGCGCCTGTCCACGATGCCGGCCCGACACTCACGCGCCGCGAACGTTTCCTCTTCGCACGGGAGCAGGTGACCGAAATCACCGGCCGCGTCTGGCCCTATGTCCTGATCGGCGTCGGCATCGGTGCGGCGATCCACAACTGGGTGCCGGCGGATCTGATCACGCGACTGCTTGGCCAGGCCCACTGGTGGTCTGTGCCGCTGGCGACGCTCATCGGCATTCCCATCTACGCGGACATCTTCGGCACGCTCCCGATCGCCGAGGCCCTGCTCGCCAACGGCGCCGGCCTCGGCACGGTCCTCGCCCTGCTGATGGCCGTCACCGCCCTCTCGCTGCCGTCTCTCATCATGCTGAAGCGGGTCATCAAGATGCCGCTGCTCGTCACTTTCACGCTCATCGTGACCGGCGGCATCCTCCTGATCGGCTTCGGGTTCAATCTCTACGGCCAGCACACAGTCTAG